A region from the bacterium genome encodes:
- the rsmH gene encoding 16S rRNA (cytosine(1402)-N(4))-methyltransferase RsmH has product MTLEFHHVPVLLHETVNAVITNRSGCYLDTTGGSGGHAAELLNQLNDDAKLIIIDRDPQAIEYLRARFQSEPRVKTIWQGRFGESRKPMDELKWEQVDGIIADLGVSSPQLDSPDRGFSLRYLNAPLDLRMGENEQTANEWLSTADVSEVVTALEQGGDFRNADRIAEPLLTAARANRLHSVNDAIEAAFPGKQLPRNVQSRFLQALRIAVNQEYSELIALLQLARNRIRPGGRLAIITFHSGEAKIVKQEFAARDCKSNYRYWKIPVGLKAQASEAEMKHNRRATSAVLRVAERGVDR; this is encoded by the coding sequence GTGACCCTTGAGTTTCATCATGTCCCCGTCCTCTTGCACGAGACTGTAAACGCAGTGATAACTAATCGCTCCGGTTGCTATCTCGATACGACCGGCGGTTCGGGCGGACATGCTGCGGAACTCCTAAATCAACTTAACGACGACGCGAAACTCATAATAATCGACCGTGACCCACAAGCAATCGAATATCTCCGGGCGCGCTTTCAATCCGAGCCACGAGTCAAAACAATCTGGCAGGGACGATTTGGGGAAAGTCGGAAACCAATGGATGAACTCAAGTGGGAACAGGTGGACGGAATCATCGCCGATTTAGGCGTTTCATCTCCCCAACTTGACTCTCCTGACCGCGGCTTTTCTCTCAGGTATTTGAATGCTCCCTTGGATTTACGAATGGGAGAGAACGAACAAACGGCAAATGAATGGTTATCGACTGCAGACGTTTCTGAAGTCGTAACGGCATTGGAACAAGGCGGCGATTTTCGCAATGCCGACCGAATCGCGGAACCATTACTAACCGCTGCACGGGCAAATCGCCTCCACTCAGTTAATGATGCGATAGAGGCGGCGTTCCCCGGGAAGCAATTGCCACGCAATGTCCAATCGCGGTTTCTCCAAGCACTACGAATTGCCGTCAATCAAGAATACAGCGAGCTGATAGCACTATTGCAACTTGCCCGAAATCGCATTCGCCCCGGTGGGCGTTTAGCGATTATCACTTTTCACAGTGGCGAAGCGAAAATTGTGAAGCAGGAGTTTGCTGCGCGAGACTGCAAATCCAATTACCGTTACTGGAAAATTCCCGTTGGTCTTAAAGCGCAGGCATCAGAAGCGGAAATGAAACATAATCGGCGAGCGACATCGGCAGTATTGCGAGTCGCTGAGCGTGGAGTTGACCGATGA
- a CDS encoding penicillin-binding transpeptidase domain-containing protein — translation MIPKEWQHSRFIPTDSEYRLRLRWMVIVILLLATIGIGRYGFWLFVRGDEIRNIATEQYRQIEPIASERGRIYDRNGNILVSNIKYVTIGVDRQTLKITIDSLASILAKSFGKPASFYRDRINKIDQRYVVLEKRITIDIASKIDKYKIAGLVKTIESSRYYPNGTCAAMVIGKVDNTNNGIFGLERSLNKQLAGIPGKQFRIRIGSNASTIDIDNPIVPAVNGADIYTSLDVVAQQIVEEELSQTVEEFKAQSGTVVVMVPQTGEIIAMASYPFFDPNKSSAADTLGFRPRPVYDLFEPGSTAKTFTFAAVLENTNTSLDEIINTYGGSYSLCGKVIHDDHHSGPLSVADAFAQSSNIVTLQLGLRMRPETFREAFKKFGFVARSHSGLPAEQPGMMPSLSSWSSLSQATISYGHGISVTALQLTQGYAALANGGELMWPQLVKRIDWNDKLSDTYEPMVRQRAVSRQTAETMLMLMQRVTEVGTGKRARIDGIKVGGKTGTAKKLSERGGYMEGHYVANYVGVAPIDNPQLVCAVVIDDPRAVSHYGGIAAAPLWQRIIVRLMQTLPAMAVQSAPVRYVGNTPTGYTVPELIGMSDGAAQRLAQGWVFQREGSGDHIIAQEPAAGMRVTNNTIRIVLADERAQLTSIPVPPVYGMSLRNALAKLSELKLTAEVQGVGKVLTQNPAPGTILPCGSTIQLICERAGL, via the coding sequence ATGATACCGAAAGAATGGCAACACTCCCGATTCATTCCTACCGATTCCGAATATCGGTTACGGCTGAGGTGGATGGTTATTGTTATCCTACTACTTGCCACAATAGGAATTGGGCGTTATGGCTTTTGGCTATTCGTTCGCGGCGATGAGATTCGCAACATCGCTACTGAACAGTATCGTCAGATCGAACCGATTGCCTCTGAGCGGGGAAGAATCTATGATCGCAATGGCAATATTCTCGTCAGCAACATCAAGTATGTGACCATCGGCGTCGACCGCCAAACCTTAAAAATCACCATCGATTCGTTGGCGTCAATTCTTGCAAAATCGTTTGGTAAACCGGCGTCGTTTTATCGCGATCGCATCAACAAAATTGATCAACGCTATGTCGTGTTGGAAAAGCGGATAACCATCGACATCGCTTCGAAAATCGATAAGTACAAGATCGCTGGCTTAGTAAAAACGATTGAATCGTCGCGTTACTATCCGAATGGTACTTGTGCGGCAATGGTAATCGGCAAAGTCGACAATACAAACAATGGCATTTTTGGATTGGAACGGAGTCTCAACAAGCAACTCGCTGGAATACCCGGCAAGCAGTTCCGCATCCGCATCGGTTCCAATGCCTCGACCATCGACATCGACAATCCAATCGTTCCTGCGGTGAACGGCGCTGACATCTATACTTCATTGGATGTCGTTGCCCAACAAATAGTGGAAGAGGAATTATCGCAAACTGTCGAAGAATTCAAAGCCCAATCAGGTACAGTAGTCGTCATGGTCCCGCAAACGGGCGAAATCATTGCTATGGCAAGCTATCCGTTCTTCGACCCAAACAAATCGTCGGCTGCCGATACTCTCGGTTTTCGTCCGCGACCAGTGTATGACCTCTTCGAGCCGGGATCAACGGCAAAGACTTTTACGTTTGCTGCGGTGTTAGAAAACACCAACACCTCGTTGGATGAAATCATCAATACCTATGGTGGTTCCTATTCCTTGTGTGGCAAAGTGATTCATGACGATCACCATAGCGGACCGTTATCGGTTGCCGATGCCTTTGCACAGTCGTCGAACATCGTCACGTTACAGTTGGGATTGCGGATGCGTCCCGAAACTTTCCGCGAAGCATTCAAGAAATTTGGTTTTGTTGCCCGTTCGCACAGTGGTTTACCTGCCGAACAACCGGGCATGATGCCTTCACTCAGTAGTTGGAGCTCCTTGTCGCAGGCGACCATCTCGTATGGTCACGGGATCTCGGTAACTGCGTTGCAACTCACTCAGGGTTATGCTGCGCTTGCCAATGGCGGCGAACTCATGTGGCCACAACTGGTGAAGCGAATCGATTGGAACGATAAACTCTCCGATACCTATGAACCGATGGTGCGTCAGCGTGCTGTATCGCGCCAGACTGCCGAAACAATGCTTATGCTGATGCAGCGCGTTACTGAAGTTGGGACTGGAAAACGGGCCCGGATCGATGGCATAAAAGTTGGCGGAAAAACTGGTACAGCGAAAAAGTTGAGTGAGCGCGGTGGTTACATGGAAGGTCACTACGTAGCGAACTACGTGGGGGTAGCTCCAATTGATAATCCGCAGCTCGTTTGTGCCGTTGTTATCGATGATCCACGCGCTGTTAGTCATTATGGCGGTATCGCTGCAGCGCCGCTCTGGCAGCGGATAATCGTGCGATTGATGCAAACATTACCAGCGATGGCAGTGCAATCAGCGCCGGTGCGTTATGTCGGAAATACTCCAACCGGTTACACGGTTCCTGAGTTAATCGGAATGTCGGATGGCGCTGCCCAACGATTAGCGCAAGGCTGGGTATTCCAACGCGAAGGTTCCGGTGATCATATCATCGCTCAAGAGCCTGCCGCAGGTATGCGTGTAACGAACAATACGATACGCATCGTATTGGCGGACGAACGCGCGCAATTGACCAGTATCCCGGTCCCGCCGGTATATGGCATGTCATTACGAAATGCCTTGGCAAAGTTATCGGAATTGAAACTAACTGCTGAAGTGCAGGGAGTCGGAAAAGTATTGACGCAAAACCCTGCCCCCGGAACAATCCTGCCATGCGGTTCGACGATTCAACTTATCTGTGAACGGGCGGGACTGTGA
- a CDS encoding UDP-N-acetylmuramoyl-L-alanyl-D-glutamate--2,6-diaminopimelate ligase, giving the protein MTKILSQLFHSDREHFDNRVATGIAYDSRKVMPGGIFVAIPGVAVDGHQFIPQAVSRGATVIVGEQPAMELPSGVTYIQVTDTRIALAELSSQWFDHPADKLAILAVTGSNGKTTSTYLIERILRSAEKKCAVIGTIGYIIGGEARPAIHTTPESYELQSLFADAVTAGDRFIAVEVSSHALALKRTHGIDFTGAIWTNLTQDHLDFHGTMENYFGEKAKLFLGEGAARIRLVNRDDSYAARMLQDPAILSFGIDSTTANYRATSIKMTANETSFRIVGTSNGSIDVKTSMVGKYNIANILGVAALLDRLGIAPLAIADGIGQLEGVSGRMQRVDSPVGTAIFVDYAHTPDAMENVIKTARSFTQNRLHVLFGCGGNRDRAKRPLMGAAACIADSVVVTSDNPRFEEPQAIVDDIMPGLDRSKVALIELDRTTAIAAACSMLVEGDVLLVLGKGAESYLEIKGVRHPYSDYEAIAQAITKLPGATHA; this is encoded by the coding sequence GTGACGAAAATATTATCACAGTTATTTCACTCGGATCGCGAACACTTTGATAATCGTGTCGCGACCGGTATCGCTTACGATTCCCGAAAAGTAATGCCCGGCGGCATCTTCGTAGCGATTCCCGGTGTAGCAGTCGACGGTCATCAATTCATTCCACAAGCTGTTTCTCGCGGTGCTACCGTTATTGTTGGTGAACAGCCTGCGATGGAATTGCCGAGCGGAGTTACCTACATCCAAGTGACTGATACCCGAATAGCATTAGCAGAACTATCTTCGCAATGGTTCGATCACCCGGCTGATAAGTTGGCTATCCTTGCTGTAACGGGCTCAAATGGAAAAACTACGAGTACCTACCTCATCGAACGAATTCTCCGCTCCGCTGAAAAAAAGTGTGCGGTGATTGGAACGATTGGTTATATAATCGGAGGTGAGGCTCGTCCCGCAATCCACACCACACCGGAATCCTACGAATTGCAGAGCTTGTTTGCCGATGCTGTTACAGCCGGTGATCGTTTTATCGCGGTAGAGGTTTCATCCCATGCTCTTGCATTAAAACGTACCCACGGAATTGATTTCACCGGAGCGATTTGGACGAACCTCACCCAAGATCACTTGGATTTCCACGGGACGATGGAAAACTACTTTGGCGAAAAAGCGAAACTATTCCTTGGCGAAGGTGCTGCACGAATTCGCTTGGTGAATCGTGACGATAGCTATGCTGCTCGGATGTTGCAGGATCCCGCAATTCTTTCGTTTGGCATCGACTCGACAACTGCGAATTATCGTGCTACCAGCATAAAAATGACTGCGAATGAAACAAGCTTCCGGATAGTCGGCACCTCCAACGGATCGATTGATGTGAAAACATCGATGGTTGGGAAATACAATATTGCGAACATTCTTGGAGTCGCTGCGTTGTTGGATCGGCTCGGTATTGCTCCACTCGCAATTGCCGATGGGATCGGACAATTGGAAGGGGTTTCCGGCAGAATGCAGCGCGTTGATTCGCCCGTCGGCACTGCGATATTTGTCGACTATGCTCATACTCCCGACGCTATGGAAAATGTGATAAAAACGGCTCGTTCCTTCACGCAGAACCGGCTTCACGTTTTGTTTGGCTGCGGTGGAAACCGCGACCGCGCTAAACGGCCGCTGATGGGTGCTGCCGCCTGTATCGCCGATTCGGTGGTAGTCACATCGGACAACCCCCGCTTTGAAGAACCGCAAGCGATTGTCGATGACATTATGCCGGGTCTCGATCGGTCCAAAGTTGCTCTTATCGAGTTGGATCGTACAACCGCTATCGCTGCCGCTTGCAGCATGTTAGTCGAAGGTGATGTATTGTTAGTGTTAGGAAAAGGCGCTGAGAGTTATCTCGAGATTAAAGGTGTCCGACATCCTTACTCCGATTACGAGGCGATAGCCCAAGCGATTACTAAACTACCCGGAGCGACTCATGCTTGA
- a CDS encoding UDP-N-acetylmuramoyl-tripeptide--D-alanyl-D-alanine ligase — protein MLERTLQTLTNAETIAGSPYLVPISGISIDTRTLSQGDLFVALTAVRDGHDFIPAAIVRGVAALLVSKPLVELPPIPDNVWVVQVPDCTKALLEIGVWFRENVLRCPVIAVTGSYAKTSVKTMAAEVLKELGNGLVSEKNYNNHLGVPLTLATAQPANRFALFELGMNHFGEIRTLTETARPTIGLITHIGRAHIEYFGSEEAIAKAKGELFEAMTPAGVRLVNLDDPYILALAKKYPGAFDLGYTLSNDNFDFKGRILRATPLEKDEHGCYGISLAGTELHSSLPGRFQQYNLLAAATIGIALDIPLPRIAKRLRDVRAVPMRGQLLHFDSITLIRDEYNASLHSMKAGLELLNDQSTAKRRIAVLGDIFELGEQVRNDHETLAEYIVEANPSVVYLCGAHCRWTFRRLQEVASQIKVMHSDSVEEIAHIVSQRLQPGDAILVKGSRGMAMERISNAILEIVENFSRDRK, from the coding sequence ATGCTTGAGCGAACGCTGCAAACATTGACGAACGCTGAAACCATCGCTGGATCGCCTTATTTGGTGCCGATATCCGGTATCTCAATCGACACCCGTACACTTAGTCAAGGGGACTTATTCGTTGCATTAACTGCGGTTCGAGATGGCCACGATTTTATTCCGGCGGCAATTGTTCGAGGAGTCGCCGCTTTGTTGGTTTCTAAACCACTCGTTGAACTCCCTCCGATACCGGATAATGTTTGGGTAGTGCAAGTACCTGACTGTACCAAAGCGTTGCTTGAAATCGGTGTATGGTTTCGTGAAAATGTACTCCGCTGTCCGGTGATTGCAGTTACCGGCTCGTACGCAAAAACATCCGTGAAAACAATGGCGGCGGAAGTATTGAAAGAGTTGGGTAACGGGTTAGTTTCCGAGAAAAACTACAACAATCATTTAGGAGTCCCACTTACGTTGGCGACGGCACAACCAGCGAATCGTTTTGCTTTGTTTGAACTTGGAATGAATCATTTCGGAGAAATCCGCACATTGACTGAAACGGCTCGTCCCACAATTGGATTGATTACGCACATCGGACGGGCACATATCGAGTATTTCGGATCGGAAGAGGCAATTGCCAAAGCAAAAGGTGAATTGTTTGAAGCGATGACACCTGCCGGTGTCCGTCTTGTGAATCTGGATGATCCCTATATTCTTGCGCTTGCGAAGAAATATCCCGGCGCATTCGATCTTGGCTACACATTAAGTAACGACAACTTCGACTTCAAAGGACGAATCCTCCGGGCAACTCCGTTAGAGAAGGATGAACACGGTTGCTACGGTATCTCCCTTGCTGGAACGGAGTTACACTCCTCGTTACCCGGGCGCTTCCAACAATACAATTTGCTTGCCGCGGCGACGATTGGCATTGCCCTTGATATCCCGCTACCCCGAATCGCAAAGCGCTTGCGTGATGTGCGTGCGGTACCGATGCGCGGACAACTTCTCCATTTTGATTCGATAACGCTCATTCGTGACGAATACAACGCCTCACTTCACTCGATGAAAGCTGGTTTAGAGTTGTTGAACGACCAATCAACCGCAAAACGGCGCATTGCCGTTCTCGGTGACATCTTTGAGTTGGGCGAACAAGTACGCAACGACCATGAAACCTTGGCGGAATACATCGTTGAAGCAAATCCTTCGGTAGTGTATCTCTGTGGGGCGCATTGTCGTTGGACATTTCGCCGGTTGCAGGAGGTTGCAAGTCAAATCAAAGTAATGCACTCCGATTCTGTCGAGGAAATTGCTCATATAGTATCTCAACGGCTGCAGCCAGGCGATGCAATCTTAGTAAAAGGTTCACGCGGTATGGCGATGGAACGAATTAGCAATGCAATCTTGGAAATTGTCGAAAACTTTTCTCGGGATCGAAAATGA